The following are encoded together in the Panicum virgatum strain AP13 chromosome 6K, P.virgatum_v5, whole genome shotgun sequence genome:
- the LOC120711213 gene encoding probable calcium-binding protein CML7, translated as MGGGKDLTDDQIASMREAFSLFDTDGDGRIAPSELGVLMRSLGGNPTQAQLRDIAAQEKLTAPFDFPRFLDLMRAHLRPEPFDRPLRDAFRVLDKDASGTVSVADLRHVLTSIGEKLEPHEFDEWIREVDVAPDGTIRYDDFIRRIVAK; from the coding sequence ATGGGCGGCGGCAAGGACCTCACGGACGACCAGATCGCCTCCATGCGGGAGGCCTTCTCGCTCTTCGacaccgacggcgacggccgcaTCGCGCCCTCGGAGCTCGGCGTCCTCATGCGCTCCCTCGGCGGCAACCCCACGCAGGCGCAGCTCCGCGACATCGCCGCGCAGGAGAAGCTCACGGCCCCCTTCGACTTCCCGCGCTTCCTCGACCTCATGCGCGCCCACCTCCGCCCGGAGCCCTTCGACCGCCCGCTCCGCGACGCCTTCCGCGTCCTCGACAAGGACGCCTCCGGCACCGTCTCCGTCGCCGACCTCCGCCACGTCCTCACCTCCATCGGCGAGAAGCTCGAGCCCCACGAGTTCGACGAGTGGATCCGCGAGGTCGACGTCGCGCCCGACGGCACCATCCGCTACGACGACTTCATCCGCCGCATTGTCGCCAAGTGA